The following coding sequences are from one Triplophysa dalaica isolate WHDGS20190420 chromosome 12, ASM1584641v1, whole genome shotgun sequence window:
- the ubr5 gene encoding E3 ubiquitin-protein ligase UBR5 isoform X1, translating into MTSIHFVVHPLPGTEDQLNDRLREVSEKLNKFNCNSHPHLIPLEQAKLKQCVVGPNHAGFLLEDGRICRISFAVQPDRLELGKPDGNDGSKLSSVSGAGRSSRPGRTSDPPWFLSGSDTLGRLAGNTLGSRWSSGVNGGSSGGGGSGGGGAGGGGASGGGGSGGASGGGSSGRSSTAARDSRRQTRVIRTGRDRGSGLLGSQPQPVIPASVIPEELISQAQVVLQGKSRSVIIRELQRTNLDVNLAVNNLLSRDDEDGDDGDDTASESYLPGEDLMSLLDADIHSAHPSVIIDADAMFSEDISYFGYPSFRRSSLSRLSSSRVLLLPLERDSELLRERESVLRLRERRWLDGASFDTERGSTSREGEPSLDKKSLPLQSPVTLGEELQWWPDKDYVTKFVSIGALYSELVAVSTKGELYQWKWSEPEPYRNAQNPSIHHPRVPFLGLTNEKITHLSANSIRATVATESNKVATWVDETLSTVAAKLEHGAQMFPELQGERIVSLHCCALYTCAQLENSLYWWGVVPFSQRKKMLEKARAKNKKPKSSAGMSSIPNITVGTQVCLRNNPLYHAGAVAFSVNAGIPKVGVLLESVWNMNDSCRFQLRSPESLKNMEKNTKTQETKTESKPELVKTEMGPPPSPASTCSDTSSIASSASLPYKRRRSTPAPKEEEKVNEEQWPLREVVFVEDVKNVPVGKVLKVDGAYVAVKFPGTSSSVSSQSAAPTDSDPSSLLQDCRLLRIDELQVVKTGGTPKVPDCFQRTPKKLCIPEKAEILAVNVDSKGVHAVLKTGSWVRYCIFDLATGKAEQENHFPTSNLAFLGQNERNVAIFTAGQESPIILRDGNGTIYPMAKDCMGGIRDPDWLDLPPIASLGMGVHSLANLPSNSTIKKKAAIIIMAVEKQTLMQHVLRCDYEACRQYLMSLEQAMLLDPSPHALDALLGHRCDGNRNVLHACVSVCFPVSNKETKEEEEAERSERNTFAERLSAVEAIANAISVVSSNSSGNRTGSSSSRGLRLREMMRRSLRAAGLGRHESGPSSSDHQDPVSPPIAPPSWVPDPPPMDPDGDIDFILAPAVGSLTTASTGTTQGPSTSTIPGPSSEPSVVESKDRKANAHLILKLMCDSVVLRPHLRELLSAKDARGMTPFMLAVSGRAYPAAITVLEAAQKIPKGESGLVEKDDTVSVFMEMICPSGTNPDDSPLYVLCCNDTCSFTWTGAEHINQDIFECRTCGLLESLCCCTECARVCHKGHDCKLKRTSPTAYCDCWEKCKCKTLIAGQKAARLDLLYRLLTTTNLVTTPNSRGEHILLFLVQTVARQSVEHCQYRPPRIREDRNRKAASAEDSDMPDHDLEPPRFAQLALERVLQDWNALKSMIMFGSQENKDPLSASSRIAHLLPEEQMYLNQQSGTIRLDCFTHCLIVKCAPDITFIDTLLGTLVKELQNKYTPGRREEAINVTRRFLRSVARVFVILSVEMASSKKKNNFIPQPIGKCRRVFQALLPYAVEELCNVAESLIVPVRMGIARPTAPFTLASTSIDAVQGSEELFSVEPLPPRPSPDQNSSSPSVSSYIIRNPQPRRSSQSQTARGRDEEQDDIVSADVEEVEVVEGVAGEEDHHDDQEEAGEENAEAEGHHDEHDEDGSDMELDLLAAAETESDSESNHSNQDNASGRRSVVTAATAGSEAGASSVPAFFSEDDSQSNESSDSDSSSSQSDDVDQETFLLDEPLERTTGSAHANSAAQAPRSMQWAVRTTPSQRSAGGAPSSSSTPAASSTGLIYIDPSNLRRSSAISTSAAAAAAALEASNSSSYLTSASSLARAYSIVVRQISDLMSLIPKYNHLVYSQYPAAVKLTYQDAVNLQTFVEDKLIPTWNWMVSIMDSTEAQLRYGSALSSAGDPGHPSHPLHASQNTGRRERMTAREEASLRTLEGRRRAATLLTARQGMMSARGDFLNYALSLMRSHNDEHSDVLPVLDVCSLKHVAYVFQALIYWIKAMNLQTTLDTTQIDRKRNRELLELGLDNEDSEHENDEDTNQMLCAKTANAQPCSTGSTLQDKDEEVVPAETGQHHPFFRRSDSMTFLGCIPPNPFEVPLAEAIPLADQPHLLQPNARKEDLFGRPSQGLYSSSYMASKGLTDLTVDMNCLQILPTKMSYSANMKNVMSMESRQRVVDEQTSAGQDMDTSKPGPSPHDLAAQLKSSLLAEIGLTESDGPPLPTFIPHCSFMGMVISHDMLLGRWRLSLELFGRVFMEDVGAEPGSILTELGGFEVKESKFRREMEKLRNLQSRDLALEVDRDREQLIQQTMRQLNAHFGRRCTTTPMAVHRVKVTFKDEPGEGSGVARSFYTAIAQAFLSNDKLPNLDCVQSVSKGMQASNLMQRLRNRDRERERRSGGLRAASRRDRDRDSRRQLSIDTRPFRPASEGNPSDEPEPLPAHRQALGERLYPRVHAMQPAFASKITGMLLELSPAQLLLLLASEDSLRARVEEAMELLITHGRENGADSILDLGLLDAPEKAQQENRKRHGSTRSVVDMELDDPDDGDDNAPLFYQPGKRGFYSPRPGKNTEARLNCFRNIGRILGLCLLQNELCPITLNRHVIKVLLGRKVNWHDFAFFDPVMYESLRQLIRHSLTEEAEAVFAAMDLAFAIDLCKEEGSGQVELLAGGVNMPVTPLNVYEYVRRYAEHRMLVVAEQPLHAMRKGLLDVLPKNALEDLTAEDFRLLVNGCGEVNVQMLISFTSFNDESGENAEKLLQFKRWFWSIVEKMNMTERQDLVYFWTSSPSLPASEEGFQPMPSITIRPPDDQHLPTANTCISRLYVPLYSSKQILKQKLLLAIKTKNFGFV; encoded by the exons ATGACGTCCATTCACTTCGTGGTTCACCCGTTACCCGGGACCGAAGACCAGCTTAATGACag GCTCCGTGAAGTCTCAGAAAAGCTCAACAAATTCAACTGCAACAG TCATCCACACCTTATTCCATTGGAGCAGGCCAAACTCAAACAGTGTGTGGTCGGACCAAATCATGCTGGATTTCTCCTTGAG GATGGACGGATCTGTAGGATAAGCTTTGCCGTCCAGCCAGACCGACTGGAGCTGGGCAAGCCAGATGGCAATGACGG TTCAAAGTTGAGCAGTGTCTCAGGGGCAGGAAGGAGCTCCAGGCCAGGCAGGACTAGTGATCCGCCCTGGTTCCTGTCTGGTTCTGACACACTGGGCAGACTGGCAGGAAACACCCTGGG aaGCCGCTGGAGTTCAGGAGTTAATGGAGGAAGCAGCGGAGGGGGAGGCAGTGGAGGTGGAGGTGCGGGAGGAGGCGGGGCCAGTGGAGGGGGAGGCAGCGGAGGTGCGAGTGGAGGTGGATCTTCGGGTCGCTCCTCCACAGCAGCCCGTGATTCACGCAGACAGACACGTGTTATCCGCACAGGCAGAGATCGAGGGTCGGGCCTGCTGGGCAGCCAGCCGCAGCCGGTCATCCCAGCATCTGTCATACCGGAGGAGCTCATCTCACAG GCCCAGGTGGTTCTTCAGGGGAAGTCCAGAAGCGTCATCATCCGAGAGCTCCAGCGTACAAACCTGGATGTGAACTTGGCTGTAAATAACCTGCTAAGCAGAGATGATGAGGATGGAGATGATGGCGATGACACGGCCAGCGAGTCTTACTTACCCGGAG AAGATTTGATGTCTCTGCTGGACGCGGACATTCACTCTGCTCACCCCAGCGTGATCATTGACGCAGACGCCATGTTTTCAGAGGACATCAGCTATTTTGGCTACCCCTCCTTTCGCCGCTCGTCTTTGTCTCGCCTCAGCTCCTCTCGAG TTCTCCTTCTCCCCCTAGAGCGAGACTCTGAGCTACTCCGCGAGCGGGAGTCGGTCCTGAGGCTGCGTGAGAGGAGGTGGCTGGACGGTGCCTCCTTCGACACAGAGCGTGGCTCCACCAGTCGTGAGGGAGAGCCCAGTCTGGATAAGAAGAGCCTGCCGCTGCAGAGCCCCGTCACTCTGGGGGAGGAGCTTCAATGGTGGCCTGATAAG gACTATGTAACAAAATTTGTCAGCATCGGGGCTTTGTACTCTGAGCTTGTTGCCGTCAGCACTAAAGGAGAACTGTACCAGTGGAAGTGGAGCGAGCCGGAACCTTATAGAAATGCACAA AATCCTTCTATACATCATCCTCGTGTTCCTTTCCTGGGCCTGACCAATGAAAAGATCACTCATCTCTCTGCCAACAGTATCAGAGCCACAGTGGCCACCGAAAGCAACAAG GTGGCCACGTGGGTTGATGAGACACTGAGCACTGTAGCTGCTAAACTCGAACACGGAGCGCAGATGTTTCCAGAACTGCAGGGCGAGCGTATCGTCTCTCTGCACTGCTGCGCTCTCTACACGTGTGCACAGCTGGAGAACAGTCTTTACTGGTG GGGTGTCGTGCCTTTCAGCCAGAGGAAGAAGATGCTTGAAAAAGCCAGGGCCAAGAACAAAAAGCCGAAATCCAGCGCTGGCATGTCTTCTATACCCAACATCACTGTAGGAACTCAG gtgtgCCTGAGGAATAACCCTCTATATCACGCTGGGGCCGTGGCCTTCTCTGTTAACGCCGGGATCCCGAAGGTGGGTGTCCTGCTGGAGTCTGTGTGGAACATGAACGACAGCTGTCGCTTCCAGCTCCGCTCGCCAGAGAGTCTTAAGAACATGGAGAAGAACACCAAGACGCAGGAGACAAA GACGGAGAGCAAACCAGAGCTGGTGAAGACAGAAATGGGTCCTCCGCCGTCACCCGCGTCCACATGCAGCGATACGTCCTCCATCGCTAGCAGCGCTTCCCTGCCCTATA AGCGAAGGCGTTCGACACCAGCTCctaaagaggaagagaaagtgAACGAGGAGCAGTGGCCTCTCAGAGAGGTCGTCTTTGTGGAGGACGTTAAAAACGTCCCGGTGGGAAAG GTGCTTAAAGTCGATGGTGCATATGTTGCTGTGAAATTTCCAGGGACGTCGAGCAGCGTGAGCAGCCAGAGCGCAGCTCCGACTGACTCTGACCCCTCCTCACTGCTGCAGGACTGTCGTCTGCTCCGAATCGATGAGCTGCAG GTTGTTAAAACGGGTGGAACACCAAAAGTTCCAGACTGTTTTCAGCGCACACCTAAAAAGCTCTGTATTCCAGAAAAAGCTGAAATTTTAGCAGTGAATGTTGACTCCAAAG GAGTTCATGCCGTGTTGAAAACGGGCAGTTGGGTACGGTACTGTATCTTTGACTTGGCAACTGGCAAAGCTGAGCAGGAAAATCACTTTCCCACCAGTAATCTGGCCTTCCTTGGACAGAACGAGCGCAACGTGGCCATCTTTACTGCCGGCCAG GAGAGTCCCATCATTTTGAGGGATGGCAACGGCACCATCTACCCCATGGCTAAAGACTGTATGGGCGGAATACGAGACCCTGATTGGCTGGACCTGCCGCCCATTGCCAGTTTGGGCATGGGAGTTCACTCGCTCGCTAACCTGCCCAGTAACTCCACCATCAAAAAGAAAGCAGCTATCATCATCATGGCTGTAGAG AAGCAGACGTTGATGCAGCACGTGCTGCGATGTGATTACGAAGCGTGCAGGCAGTACCTGATGAGTCTGGAGCAGGCCATGCTGTTGGACCCCAGCCCTCACGCGCTGGACGCTCTGCTGGGTCACCGCTGCGACGGCAACCGCAACGTCCTCCACGCCTGCGTGTCTGTCTGCTTCCCCGTCAGCAACAAGGAAACAAAGGAGGAGGAAG AAGCCGAGCGCTCTGAGAGGAACACGTTCGCTGAGAGGCTGTCTGCGGTGGAGGCTATTGCTAATGCAATATCGGTGGTGTCCAGCAACAGCTCCGGCAACCGCACTGGATCATCTAGCAGTCGAGG CTTGCGTTTGAGGGAGATGATGAGGCGTTCTTTAAGAGCTGCAGGTTTGGGTCGTCATGAATCAGGACCCTCCTCCAGCGACCACCAAGACCCGGTTTCGCCCCCCATCGCACCCCCCAGCTGGGTGCCGGATCCTCCGCCCATGGATCCCG ACGGTGACATTGATTTCATCTTGGCCCCTGCAGTGGGCTCGCTTACCACTGCCTCCACAGGCACCACTCAAGGACCCAGCACTTCCACTATACCAG GGCCCTCGTCTGAACCTTCAGTGGTTGAGTCTAAAGACAGGAAGGCCAACGCTCATCTGATACTCAAGCTAATGTGTGACAGCGTCGTTCTCCGGCCTCACTTAAGAGAGCTGCTCTCTGCTAA GGATGCTCGTGGAATGACTCCGTTCATGTTGGCAGTAAGTGGGAGGGCTTATCCGGCAGCCATTACCGTTTTAGAAGCAGCCCAGAAAATACCCAAAG GAGAATCGGGTCTCGTAGAGAAAGATGACACGGTGTCTGTGTTCATGGAAATGATCTGTCCTTCAGGCACCAACCCGGACGACTCTCCTCTTTATGTCCTTTGCTGTAATGACACCTGCAGTTTCACCTGGACCGGTGCTGAACACATCAACCAG GACATCTTTGAGTGCCGGACCTGTGGCCTGCTGGAGTCATTGTGCTGCTGCACTGAATGTGCTAGAGTTTGTCACAAGGGTCACGACTGCAA GCTGAAGAGGACGTCTCCCACGGCATACTGTGACTGCTGGGAGAAGTGTAAATGTAAGACGCTCATCGCCGGACAGAAGGCGGCTCGTCTGGATCTCCTCTATAGACTTCTGACAACCACAAATCTAGTTACCACACCTAACAGCAG AGGAGAGCACATCTTGCTGTTCCTGGTCCAGACTGTTGCTAGGCAGAGTGTGGAACATTGCCAGTATCGACCGCCCCGCATCCGAGAGGACAGGAACCGCAAGGCCGCCAGTGCTGAAG ACTCTGATATGCCCGATCACGACCTGGAGCCTCCTCGGTTTGCTCAGCTTGCTCTAGAGCGAGTGTTACAGGACTGGAATGCCCTCAAGTCCATGATAATGTTCGGCTCTCAGGAAAACAAAGACCC TCTGAGTGCCAGCAGCAGAATTGCTCACCTCTTACCTGAAGAGCAGATGTACCTGAACCAGCAGAGTGGCACCATCAGACTGGACTGTTTCACACACTGTCTCATTGTCAAGTGTGCACCTGACATCACA TTTATTGACACGTTATTGGGGACTCTGGTAAAGGAACTACAGAACAAATACACTCCTGGCCGTCGAGAGGAAGCAATCAACGTCACACGCAGGTTCCTTCGATCTGTGGCCAGAGTGTTTGTGATCCTCAGTGTGGAGATGGCTTCttccaaaaagaaaaa CAACTTCATCCCTCAGCCCATAGGGAAGTGCAGGCGTGTGTTCCAGGCTCTCTTGCCGTACGCAGTGGAAGAACTCTGCAATGTAGCTGAGTCTCTGATCGTGCCGGTGCGCATGGGCATCGCCCGCCCGACAGCGCCCTTTACTCTGGCAAGCACCAGCATTGATGCAGTTCAGGGCAGCGAGGAGCTCTTCTCTGTGGAACCCCTCCCTCCACGACCCTCTCCAGATCAGAACAG CTCCAGTCCGTCGGTTTCCTCATACATCATCAGGAACCCTCAGCCCAGACGCAGCAGCCAGTCACAGACGGCCCGTGGACGAGACGAGGAGCAGGATGATATTGTATCTGCTGACGTAGAAGAG GTGGAGGTGGTGGAGGGTGTTGCAGGTGAGGAGGATCACCATGACGACCAGGAGGAGGCAGGGGAGGAGAATGCAGAGGCTGAAGGCCACCATGATGAGCATGATGAGGATG GGAGCGACATGGAGTTGGATTTACTGGCTGCTGCTGAGACTGAGAGTGACAGTGaaagtaaccatagcaaccagGACAACGCAAGTGGCCGTCGGAGTGTCGTGACAGCTGCAACAGCTGGATCTGAAGCAG GTGCCAGTAGTGTTCCTGCGTTCTTCTCAGAAGATGATTCTCAGTCGAATGAGTCAAGTGATTCAGACAGCAGTAGCAGTCAGAGTGACGATGTGGACCAGGAGACGTTCCTGCTGGACGAGCCTTTGGAAAGAACCACAGGCTCAGCTCACGCTAACAGTGCGGCACAGGCACCTCGGTCCATGCAGTGGGCTGTCCGCACCACACCCAGTCAGCGTTCTGCTGGTGGAGCCCCGTCCAGCTCTTCCACACCTGCTG CGAGCTCCACAGGGCTTATCTACATTGACCCGTCCAACCTGAGACGGAGCAGCGCGATCAGCACCAGCGCTGCCGCTGCAGCCGCAGCCCTGGAGGCCAGTAACTCCAGCAGCTACCTGACATCTGCCAGCAGCCTGGCCCGAGCGTATAGCATCGTTGTCCGTCAGATCTCTGACCTCATGAGTCTCATACCCAAATACAACCATCTGGTCTACTCCCAGTACCCCGCCGCTGTCAAACTGACCTATCAGGACGCAGTCAACCTGCAG ACCTTTGTGGAGGACAAGTTAATCCCCACCTGGAACTGGATGGTGTCTATTATGGATTCCACAGAAGCTCAGCTGCGGTACGGCTCTGCGCTGTCCTCCGCTGGGGATCCTGGTCACCCCAGTCATCCACTGCACGCTTCCCAGAACACCGGCCGCAGAGAACGCATGACTGCACGTGAAGAAGCCAGTCTCCGCACCCTTGAGGGTCGACG ACGTGCTGCGACTCTTTTGACTGCTCGTCAGGGTATGATGTCAGCGCGTGGAGACTTCTTGAACTACGCTCTTTCTCTCATGCGTTCGCATAATGATGAGCACTCGGATGTTCTCCCTGTGCTGGATGTGTGCTCGCTCAAACACGTAGCTTACGTCTTTCAGGCCCTCATATACTGGATCAAAGCCATGAATCTACAGACCACACTCGACACCACACAGATAGACAGGAAGAG GAATCGTGAGCTGCTGGAACTCGGCTTGGATAATGAAGACTCTGAGCACGAAAACGATGAGGACACCAATCAGA tgctatgtgcaaaaacgGCTAACGCACAGCCCTGCTCCACAGGCTCCACTCTGCAGGATAAGGATGAGGAGGTGGTTCCTGCCGAGACTGGACAGCACCATCCTTTCTTCCGTCGCTCGGACTCTATGACCTTCCTGGGATGCATCCCTCCTAACCCATTTGAAGTTCCCCTTGCCGAAGCAATTCCTCTGGCTGACCAGCCTCATCTCCTGCAG CCCAATGCTAGAAAGGAGGATCTGTTTGGACGGCCGAGTCAAGGTCTCTATTCATCCTCATACATGGCCAGTAAAGGTCTGACAGATCTGACAGTGGACATGAACTGCCTGCAG ATTCTGCCCACAAAGATGTCATATTCTGCAAACATGAAGAACGTGATGAGCATGGAGTCTCGACAGAGGGTCGTGGACGAGCAGACCAGCGCAGGGCAAGACATGGATACATCTAAGCCAGGCCCCTCTCCTCATGACCTGGCTGCGCAGTTAAAGAGCAGCCTTCTGGCAGAGATTGGCCTGACAGAGAGCGACGGCCCACCCCTGCCCACCTTTAT TCCTCATTGCAGTTTTATGGGGATGGTGATCTCTCATGACATGCTGCTGGGCCGTTGGCGTCTGTCCCTGGAGCTGTTCGGCCGCGTCTTTATGGAGGATGTGGGAGCTGAACCAGGATCG ATTCTGACTGAACTGGGAGGCTTTGAGGTGAAGGAGTCCAAGTTCAGAAGAGAGATGGAGAAGCTGCGGAACCTGCAGTCACGTGATCTGGCGCTGGAGGTTGACCGGGACCGAGAGCAGCTCATCCAGCAGACCATGAGACAGCTGAACGCTCACTTTGGCCGCCGCTGCACCACCACACCCATGGCTGTACACCGCGTCAAAGTGACGTTCAAGGATGAGCCGGGAGAGGGCAGTGGTGTGGCACGCAGTTTTTACACGGCTATAGCGCAGGCCTTCCTGTCCAACGACAAGCTGCCAAACCTGGACTGTGTGCAGAGTGTCAGCAAGGGAATGCAGGCCAGCA ATCTCATGCAGCGGTTGAGGAACCGAGATCGTGAGCGTGAGAGGAGAAGTGGAGGACTCAGAGCTGCGTCCAGACGTGACCGAGACAG GGATTCAAGGAGGCAGCTGTCAATCGACACACGACCGTTCAGACCCGCCTCTGAAGGAAACCCCAGCGATGAGCCTGAACCCCTGCCGGCCCACAGACAAGCTCTGGGAGAGAGACTGTACCCCAGAGTGCACGCCATGCAGCCG GCGTTTGCCAGTAAAATCACTGGAATGCTGCTGGAACTTTCTCCCGCTCAGCTGCTTCTGCTTCTGGCCAGTGAGGACTCGCTGCGGGCTCGTGTAGAAGAGGCCATGGAGCTGCTCATCACACATGGAAG GGAAAATGGTGCTGACAGTATTCTGGACCTCGGCCTCCTCGACGCTCCTGAGAAAGCACAG CAGGAGAACAGAAAGAGGCACGGTTCTACCCGGAGTGTGGTGGATATGGAGCTGGATGACCCTGACGATGGAGATGATAATGCTCCTCTGTTCTATCAGCCTGGCAAGAGGGGCTTCTACTCGCCTCGTCCAGGCAAGAACACAGAGGCTCGGCTCAACTGCTTCAGGAACATCGGCAG AATACTCGGCTTATGTCTGTTACAGAATGAACTTTGCCCCATCACTCTGAACAGACACGTCATTAAAGTGCTGCTGGGCAGAAAG GTGAACTGGCATGACTTTGCGTTCTTTGACCCTGTGATGTACGAGAGCTTGAGGCAGCTGATCCGTCACTCACTGACTGAAGAGGCCGAGGCCGTGTTTGCTGCCATGGATCTCGCGTTCGCTATCGATCTCTGCAAAGAAGAAGGATCCGGACAG GTGGAGCTGCTGGCCGGCGGGGTCAACATGCCCGTGACCCCTCTGAATGTGTACGAGTATGTGAGGAGATACGCTGAGCACCGGATGCTGGTGGTGGCTGAACAGCCTCTGCAT GCCATGAGGAAAGGTCTTCTGGATGTGCTTCCGAAGAATGCTCTAGAAGACCTGACGGCAGAGGACTTCAGACTGCTGGTCAACGGCTGTGGAGAAGTCAATGTGCAGATGCTCATCAGCTTCACCTCCTTCAATGACGAGTCCG GGGAGAATGCTGAGAAGCTGCTGCAGTTCAAACGCTGGTTTTGGTCCATCGTTGAGAAGATGAACATGACCGAGAGGCAGGACCTG GTGTACTTCTGGACCTCCAGCCCGTCTCTTCCTGCCAGTGAAGAGGGATTCCAGCCCATGCCCTCCATCACCATCCGCCCGCCGGACGACCAGCACCTGCCCACCGCCAACACCTGCATCTCCCGCCTTTACGTGCCACTCTACTCTTCCAAACAGATTCTCAAACAGAAACTTTTACTCGCCATCAAGACCAAGAACTTCGGTTTTGTGTAG